ATCTGCTGGAGTTTCGCACTCCCCGGTGTTCCCCCTTGTTTCCCGCCCAATCGGGCACGCGACGGGCACGAGATGAGCGGATCCGTTCACCGGACCCCTGGTCTTCCCCCCTCCTTCTCGTAGCTGCCGATCCCTAGAGCGAGCGCGCCGTGTTAGAGGTCAGCGAAGCTGATGGCGAAGCGACGCCAGCAGGAGTGCTTGACTCGGTTGGCTCATCCAGGAGAATCGACCAGCGAGGGGGCTGGATCACAGTCCAGCGGTCATCCGCCCGTACTATCCTCTGACCCTGCTGAACTTCAGGTCCAGAGGCGGTGTTCCGTTGTTCGCGAATTCCAATGACTCCCCTTTGGCCGCTCTCCTGGGGATCACACGGCGACGGCCACCGCGAGATCATTTGGAGTTTATGAAGACAACCAAGATCATGTAATGGCGGCGGGAACTTTGATGTCAGGTGTCACGTTGTGGAGGAAGGTGGTTGCGCATCCGCCGTGGTGGGCCCGCCAGTTTGTCAGCCTTTCCGCCCACGTCCTGGAGAGATGCGATGACGAGCAACAACATGCCCTCGGGCGCCGAAGGTCTCGGGATCTCGGGAAATCTCGGGGTCTGGCTCGCATTTGGCTCTCTCTTCGGCACCGTCTTCGGCACCACGGTCGGGATTTTTTTCGACAACATCGCTCTCGGTGCCGCCTTGGGTTTGGCCTTAGGTTTGGCCCTGGGTTTGACCGTCGGCTCCGTCTTCATCGCGCGAAGGAATGACGCCGGCCAATCCTGAGCGCCGCGCCCGAGTATGTGCTACGGGGTCGTAGGCGCCACCGAGGAGTCCAGGAAGCAACGCGACGGCGCCGGGGATGGTGGCCGCGTCAGGCGTTGGTCAGATCCAGCATCCCGACCGTCTGCCCCTCGCTCCTCTCACCGGTGAGCTGAAATTCACAAATACCGATGATCACGTGGTGACCGTTTTCACGTCACCTCGACCGTGAAGTGCCACTGGAGTACATCTCACGCCTGGTCGGTTACGCGAACACCAGACGGCCTACCGCTTTCAGCTCCCATCTGTGCTGCTGCAAGGGGCGGAAGCCATGGACGACATCTTCCCCATGAACGGGGATACGTAGGCACCCAGTTAGACACCCACCTCCACTAAGCGATCATTAGTGGAGGTGATGTTTATGCTGGTGAAGCCTAGGAGATTCGAACTCCTGACATCCTGCTGCAAAGACGCATGCCGATCTTGTCCAAGCTGTGAACACACAGCTCACGGCGCTGGTCTTGCTTCCCGCAAGTCCCCGCTGTTCCCCGTCGTTTCCCATCCCATCGGGCACGCGACGGGCACGACGCTATTCTCGTTGAGACGGTCTTCGGCATTGCGCCGCGCCCCCCGCATGGGTACGACTTGCCGTAGGCGATCGGGCACGACGCCGGGGATGCTGGACAGCACCGAAGGCCGTCACACCACCTTGGAGCTGGCCCCTGGTCCTCCCCCGTCCTCCTCGTAGCTGCCGACCCCAGGGCGAGGCCGCCGCGAAACGAAGTTGATCGCGCAGCAACGCCGAAGGCGCCCTTGACTCGGTGGTCTCAACCGGGACGCTTAAACAGCGAGGAGGATGGAACCTGCGGATTAAAGCTCGGATCATGGCCGTCCTGAACAGTCCCACCTGGACCAACGCGCCGGACCGGTCCTCCTGGAACGTCCTGGCACGGCGATGAGCTGCAACCCTAGGGAGTCGAGCGT
The window above is part of the Sphaerisporangium rubeum genome. Proteins encoded here:
- a CDS encoding glycine zipper family protein, with the translated sequence MTSNNMPSGAEGLGISGNLGVWLAFGSLFGTVFGTTVGIFFDNIALGAALGLALGLALGLTVGSVFIARRNDAGQS